From Erigeron canadensis isolate Cc75 chromosome 8, C_canadensis_v1, whole genome shotgun sequence, one genomic window encodes:
- the LOC122578687 gene encoding uncharacterized protein LOC122578687 — MKLTNLTLLVALFLILVITAHSADPVDPQVKEKKSTVDETSKTTNPETKLNEKPGSNLETKKTDPLEKAKVSSNDIGKGNVDKATSQELGGDESGKVKTGSNDKGLADKKSKADEEKNALKEESSSSARKGSFQGELCDSAFKCTIDDGKNHGMVACLSVPGDESTEVSLLIQNKGKGLLDVDIKAPDLVRLDKSKVQIQENENEKVTVSIGSGKTEKHITLKTSKGSCSLDFINFLTHNPTKKSNYMPQLTYTSLFRRTPFIGLVSLALLLVTVSVLVCVTYQRRRLVNNGIKYQKLDTELPVSARPNIDFDQKDGWDDTWSDDWGDVEAPSTPSMPLTPSISSAGVSSRRINKDAWKD; from the exons ATGAAGTTAACCAATTTAACCCTTTTGGTTGCTTTGTTTTTAATCTTGGTAATTACAGCTCACTCCGCTGACCCGGTGGATCCTCAG GTAAAGGAGAAGAAAAGTACAGTTGATGAAACAAGTAAAACGACAAACCCCGAAACTAAGCTGAACGAGAAACCGGGGTCTAATTTAGAAACTAAGAAAACTGATCCTTTAGAGAAGGCTAAAGTGTCTTCAAATGATATTGGAAAGGGTAATGTGGATAAGGCAACGAGTCAGGAATTAGGGggtgatgaaagtggtaaggtgAAAACGGGTTCAAACGATAAGGGGTTGGCGGACAAGAAAAGTAAAGCAGACGAAGAGAAGAATGCGCTGAAAGAGGAGAGTTCGTCGTCTGCGAGGAAGGGAAGTTTTCAAGGAGAATTGTGTGATTCAGCTTTCAAATGCACAATCGATGATGGCAAGAATCATGGAATGGTTGCTTGTTTGAGCGTTCCGGGAGATG AGTCTACAGAGGTTTCCCTTTTGATTCAGAATAAGGGGAAGGGCCTGCTGGATGTGGATATTAAGGCTCCTGATTTAGTTCGCCTAGATAAATCCAAAGTTCAAatccaagaaaatgaaaacgaaaag GTTACGGTTTCAATAGGATCTGGAAAAACTGAAAAGCATATAACTCTAAAAACAAGCAAAGGCAGTTGCAGtcttgattttataaattttcttaCACATAACCCCACGAAGAAGTCAAACTACATGCCACAACTGACTTACACTAGTCTCTTCAGGCGAACTCCATTTATCGGACTTGTATCTTTAGCATTGTTACTAGTAACAGTATCAGTCCTTGTGTGTGTTACCTATCAAAGAAGACGTCTTGTGAACAATGGTATAAAGTACCAAAAGCTAGATACCGAACTCCCGGTTTCAGCTAGGCCCAACATAGATTTTGACCAAAAAGATGGGTGGGATGACACTTGGAGTGATGATTGGGGTGATGTGGAAGCACCCAGTACGCCCTCCATGCCTCTCACGCCAAGCATTTCTTCTGCTGGTGTTTCTTCCCGACGTATTAACAAAGATGCCTGGAAAGATTAG
- the LOC122609740 gene encoding pentatricopeptide repeat-containing protein At2g15980 has product MALFYSISVSKRTVLFSPIARIIHFCSAASSPPSPDDNTTVTTAVSILKHHRSKSRWTHLRTLFPSGFNPSQFSEITLQLRNNPHLALRFFLFTIKHSLCHHSLLSYATIIHTLARSRQKSHALTLIQSAIRKFSEDSTNPHSNTPPLIFETLIKTYRTCDSAPFVFDLLIKACLRSKRVNQAIEIVRMLGSKGIYPMTSTCNSLIMSVSKHHGSIAGYEVYNELFGSSTEFEDKKVVNRGKTIVPNVHTYNIIMHAFYRDGLVENLERVWSDMIVNDCLPSEYSYSILMAAYCDNGRMVEAMRVWREMENKGLEHDVMAYNTIIGGFCENGNVQKAEEFFKGMESSGKEATCVTHEHLINGYCKIGDVASAMLMYKDMCMKGFMLVGCTLDVLIKELCEKDKVSEALMVLKVAMKRNNVTVKNESYEVLIKGLCDDGRMDEGMKLQAEMVGRGYEPTSGIYGAFIDGYEKEGNIELADKLRMELLEMQQPFEKCV; this is encoded by the coding sequence ATGGCATTGTTTTATTCTATCAGTGTATCGAAACGCACTGTCTTATTCTCCCCAATCGCCAGAATCATCCACTTTTGCTCCGCCGCCTCTTCTCCGCCGTCACCTGACGATAATACCACAGTCACCACTGCCGTCTCCATCCTCAAACACCACCGCTCCAAATCCCGATGGACTCATCTCCGTACTCTCTTCCCATCCGGTTTCAATCCTTCCCAATTTTCTGAAATCACTCTGCAACTTCGAAACAATCCACACTTAGCCCTCCGTTTTTTTCTCTTCACAATCAAACACTCCCTCTGTCATCACTCTCTGTTATCCTATGCCACAATCATTCACACACTTGCTCGTTCTCGCCAAAAATCCCATGCCCTAACCCTAATTCAGTCAGCAATTCGCAAATTCAGCGAGGATAGCACAAATCCACATTCAAATACTCCTCCTTTGATTTTCGAAACTTTGATTAAAACATACAGAACGTGTGATTCTGCACCTTTTGTGTTTGATTTGTTGATCAAAGCATGTCTCCGATCGAAACGAGTCAATCAGGCTATTGAAATTGTTCGAATGTTGGGCTCCAAAGGTATATATCCGATGACAAGTACCTGTAACTCTTTAATTATGTCCGTTTCTAAACACCATGGGAGCATAGCTGGTTATGAGGTTTACAATGAGCTTTTTGGATCTAGTACCGAGTTTGAGGATAAAAAAGTTGTTAATCGTGGTAAAACCATTGTTCCTAATGTACacacatataatataattatgcaTGCTTTTTATAGAGATGGTTTAGTTGAGAATTTAGAAAGAGTTTGGAGTGATATGATTGTAAATGATTGCTTGCCTAGTGAATACAGTTACAGCATTTTAATGGCGGCTTATTGTGATAATGGAAGAATGGTGGAAGCAATGAGAGTGTGGAGAGAAATGGAGAACAAGGGTTTAGAGCATGATGTTATGGCTTATAACACGATAATCGGTGGCTTTTGTGAAAATGGAAATGTTCAAAAGGCCGAGGAATTTTTCAAAGGAATGGAATCAAGTGGGAAAGAGGCTACTTGTGTCACACATGAGCATCTGATTAATGGGTATTGTAAAATAGGGGATGTTGCTTCGGCAATGCTAATGTATAAGGATATGTGTATGAAAGGGTTTATGCTAGTCGGGTGTACGCTTGATGTGTTGATTAAGGAGCTTTGTGAGAAGGATAAGGTCTCTGAAGCATTAATGGTTTTAAAAGTTGCAATGAAGAGAAACAATGTGACTGTTAAGAACGAGAGTTATGAGGTTTTAATCAAGGGCTTGTGTGATGACGGCAGAATGGATGAAGGTATGAAGCTTCAAGCAGAAATGGTGGGAAGAGGGTATGAACCAACTTCAGGGATTTATGGTGCTTTTATTGATGGTTACGAGAAAGAAGGGAACATAGAACTAGCAGACAAGCTGAGAATGGAACTTCTTGAAATGCAACAGCCTTTCGAAAAGTGTGTGTAG